The nucleotide window GTCGCGGCGTGTAGATGGTCGGCGTCGGTTGATACACCACTGTGAGACTCTCGTGTTTCGATGTCGTATCCACGATTCCGAGTGCGGGCAATCTACTTCGTTCGTCCGGAATGTATTTGGTGGTGAGCGTCTCGGCGGACAGTTCCGTCGTTACGAGGCTGATGGAGTCCGATTCACTCCGACATCGTTCGAGCAACCACAATCCGAGAAGGGTTCGGTGGTGTTCTACCGACCCCGTGAGGAGAAAAACCGCTTCCGAATCGATCATCGACGGGAGGTCGTCAACGATGGTCTCCTCGAAATAGGAGTCGATAGGGTTGGATGTGGTCATCGTTTCCTTGCTAGTTGGAACGCTGTGGCGGATGGAACGTGTCGAATACGGTGGCAACCCCGCCCGACGATTGCTTCCACTCTCGCCGTTTTCGTCGCGGCGTTCAACGGTTCCACATCAACCGACTTTTCAAGCACTGCACCGTATTCCGAAGATGGAAGGCATTTCATGGGTAGAGATGCATACTGTTCGCACTGCAATCTCGCCGAAGGATGCGTGCTGACCGGGCGCCTTCGGAAGAAAGAAAGGTCGAACCGAACTGTCTAGGCGTCTTTTCGACATCGTATATAACTTTCGTCAAATCGGAACTGTCGCCTGCAGTATGGCAACTCTGTAACCACTCTTCGAGGGATTCCGTAGGTGCCGCCGACCGACGCTTTTGTCGAATCGTTCGGAGTATAATCGTCTGATGATATATGTGCCGACGATATTTTTGTCCTGACTGCGAGCATACAGTACTCCGCACGACGGTTCCGAATCCTTTTTGGGATATTTCCGCAACTAGTGAGAGATGAATACGAATAGAACGCGCTCTCGATTCTCTCTTGTTGTTCCCGTGACGAATCTCACAGAACCGACGAGTTACACTGATTCGGTGAGGGCGACGAGACGAGCATCTGCTCGGAAACGATGGTGAGGCTGCTCCCGAAACGTCTGCACGAGGCCGTCGAGCGACTGTCCACCCGACTTGAGAGAGCGGT belongs to Haladaptatus cibarius D43 and includes:
- a CDS encoding DUF7504 family protein; its protein translation is MTTSNPIDSYFEETIVDDLPSMIDSEAVFLLTGSVEHHRTLLGLWLLERCRSESDSISLVTTELSAETLTTKYIPDERSRLPALGIVDTTSKHESLTVVYQPTPTIYTPRHGDVTRTSLAISELDDVLSHRDGRRHLLVSSFSSILADTTLEQASRFVDSVTGESTDFGCTLLDIDFAAHDEETLTALRQKADGIIWAEKRTNGTLSVEYDRL